The following proteins come from a genomic window of Paramicrobacterium humi:
- a CDS encoding ribbon-helix-helix protein, CopG family — translation MQRTQISLSEEERRLLDAEAARTGRSLSALIRDAVTLAYGSRRDTEAGLRAISEAFGAWSDRDFDGEEYVERLRSGSRLREASER, via the coding sequence ATGCAACGCACGCAGATTTCCCTCTCGGAGGAGGAACGCCGATTGCTTGACGCCGAGGCTGCGCGCACGGGCCGGTCACTTTCGGCCCTTATCCGTGATGCTGTCACCCTCGCCTACGGGTCGCGGCGGGACACCGAAGCGGGTCTCCGAGCGATCTCCGAAGCTTTTGGCGCTTGGAGCGATCGCGATTTCGACGGCGAGGAATACGTCGAACGACTCCGTTCGGGCTCGCGCTTGCGCGAGGCATCAGAACGATGA